In one window of Oligoflexia bacterium DNA:
- the ispF gene encoding 2-C-methyl-D-erythritol 2,4-cyclodiphosphate synthase, producing the protein MFRIGQGIDIHAFTSERNNIVLGGVEIEHDMGLAGHSDADALIHAICDAMLGALAMGDIGQYFSDTDPAYKNANSEMFLQKIYAMVLDKGWHMANIDSTIMTEQPKIAPYVPSMQQNLAKILDLNTNQVSIKATRAEKLGSLGRQEGLMAMANVLLYKK; encoded by the coding sequence ATGTTTAGAATAGGACAAGGCATAGATATTCATGCATTTACATCTGAACGAAACAATATTGTTTTGGGTGGTGTAGAGATTGAACATGATATGGGGCTGGCAGGGCACTCAGATGCCGATGCCTTGATTCATGCCATTTGTGATGCCATGCTCGGCGCCTTGGCCATGGGTGACATTGGCCAATATTTTTCTGACACAGATCCCGCCTATAAAAATGCCAACAGTGAAATGTTTTTACAAAAGATTTATGCCATGGTTTTGGACAAAGGTTGGCATATGGCCAATATTGATAGCACCATCATGACTGAGCAACCCAAAATTGCACCGTATGTTCCCAGTATGCAACAAAACCTAGCCAAAATTTTAGATCTTAATACCAATCAAGTCAGCATCAAAGCGACAAGAGCGGAGAAGCTAGGCAGTTTAGGCAGGCAAGAAGGCTTAATGGCCATGGCCAATGTGCTGTTGTATAAAAAATAG